Proteins from a genomic interval of Ptychodera flava strain L36383 chromosome 7, AS_Pfla_20210202, whole genome shotgun sequence:
- the LOC139137547 gene encoding uncharacterized protein codes for MSNYVDQMTSDETMSEAEIAAVAEIRETLTDGLLEATLTDVDINGMSILQRAIALKSVSSYSNPKELSLTTQIKVADTWMNIASAFEGKQGQGEIQVETATSIVKELIQSADNILSAIDAVVKSKMIFEVPEFSRKAKFIVEKTLAALNSTLSSALSTMLPGQSRRTYQTDLIEVQLMKSESSMHVETQFISKYGTLKVPMGLLDIEDNLKPISTKFIALARNPFFWSSESYLLDSPIFLLEMMYESGQSVSTVQTTDSDSHLEVAIAKESQINRTKSKGPNKKSWANFHDFEIAGTQTYMLEVNVPADNSVMLISVATNQTTAALLLYIHSDNYQFNTSFAWNETLNIDEGMRQVVIGPLGDAARYTLAMELGAVSKERAANQTNVFMGKIAVSIQVCRYYDTTREMWASEGCKVSLSTTKDHIVCKCDRL; via the exons ATGTCAAATTATGTCGATCAAATGACATCTGATGAG ACAATGTCCGAGGCAGAGATTGCTGCTGTAGCGGAG ATACGTGAAACTCTCACTGATGGTCTCCTTGAGGCGACGTTAACCGACGTTGACATCAATGGAATGAGTATACTGCAGAGAGCCATCGCACTAAAATCAGTATCATCTTATAGTAACCCGAAGGAACTGTCACTGACAACGCAG ATAAAAGTTGCTGATACATGGATGAACATCGCGTCTGCATTTGAAGGAAAACAAGGTCAAGGTGAAATCCAAGTGGAAACAGCAACGTCAATAGTAAAGG AATTAATTCAGTCAGCAGACAATATACTCTCGGCCATTGACGCTGTAGTGAAATCCAAAATGATCTTCGAAGTGCCGGAGTTTTCTCGAAAAGCTAAATTCATCGTTGAGAAAACACTGGCCGCTTTGAATTCAACGCTCTCCTCCGCTCTCAGCACCATGTTGCCTGGACAATCTCGAAGGACCTATCAAACAGATCTCATAGAAGTTCAGCTTATGAAATCTGAATCATCTATGCACGTAGAAACACAGTTTATATCGAAATATGGCACATTGAAAGTTCCAATGGGTTTACTAGATATTGAGGATAACTTAAAGCCAATCTCGACAAAG ttcattgcCTTGGCAAGAAACCCATTTTTCTGGTCAAGTGAAAGTTATCTTCTGGATTCACCGATATTCTTGTTGGAAATGATGTATGAGTCTGGTCAGTCTGTGTCAACCGTTCAAACTACAGATTCCGATAGCCACCTTGAAGTTGCGATAGCAAAGGAATCTCAAATCAACCGAACAAAGTCAAAGGggccaaacaaaaaatcatGGGCGAATTTTCACGATTTTGAAATAGCAGGGACCCAGACCTACATGTTGGAAGTAAACGTTCCAGCCGACAACTCAGTCATGCTGATTTCGGTGGCTACCAATCAAACGACGGCTGCACTGCTACTTTACATCCATTCGGATAACTACCAGTTCAACACATCATTTGCTTGGAACGAAACGCTCAACATCGATGAAGGAATGAGACAAGTTGTAATTGGACCCTTGGGAGACGCTGCAAGGTACACTTTAGCAATGGAGTTAG GAGCCGTGAGCAAAGAGAGGGCAGCAAATCAAACAAACGTTTTCATGGGGAAAATTGCCGTGTCCATACAAGTGTGTAGATACTACGATACCACGCGCGAGATGTGGGCATCTGAAGGCTGCAAG GTGTCATTATCGACCACAAAGGATCATATTGTATGCAAATGCGATCGTCTGTAA
- the LOC139137548 gene encoding uncharacterized protein isoform X2 — protein MASSQPAPATAPATTPATAGHTFVAAHTNQASRQPRDILPGPSTSGEQRLPAIATNDAQGTPPGENKGSQVDEIAALKKQIKKLQDMAESASVEDALAKVMELAHTPVLTTRLQLISALRALVDRATIAAHPKLPRFRAVLAQFEANDFGEEAGRLLVLLLGNKEEEEIAAKVSKFMRHTNHTYKKFADVRYAPYARKKKTLDEIKCFTCHELGHMARSCPKKKI, from the exons ATGGCTTCGTCTCAACCGGCACCGGCCACGGCACCCGCTACGACACCCGCCACGGCTGGTCATACGTTTGTTGCAGCGCATACCAACCAAGCAAGTCGCCAACCCCGGGATATTCTTCCAGGCCCGAGCACTTCGGGGGAGCAACGGCTGCCAGCTATAGCCACCAATGATGCACAGGGAACACCACCTGGTGAAAATAAAGGCTCGCAG GTGGATGAGATTGCTGCTCTGAAGAAGCAGATAAAAAAACTGCAGGACATGGCCGAGTCGGCATCCGTTGAAGACGCTCTTGCTAAAGTAATGGAGTTGGCTCATACACCGGTTCTTACCACGAGACTACAGCTAATAAGCGCCCTCCGAGCGTTAGTGGACAGAGCAACCATCGCAGCCCACCCCAAACTTCCCAGGTTTCGCGCAGTCTTGGCGCAATTCGAGGCTAACGACTTCGGAGAAGAGGCGGGACGCCTATTGGTTCTACTCCTAGGCAAcaaggaagaagaagaaatagCAGCTAAAGTATCGAAATTTATGAGACACACAAACCACACTTACAAAAAATTTGCTGACGTCAGATATGCACCTTATGCCCGCAAAAAAAAGACTCTCGACGAAATAAAGTGTTTTACATGTCACGAGCTTGGGCATATGGCCCGGTCATGtccaaaaaagaaaatctag